The genomic DNA CAATGAACGAGGTGCAGACTCGAACGTTGGATGCGACATCGCCTCGCTGACTACTCGTGCCGAAGTTGAGTCTTTCACTGCAGCGTCATTGGCGGgccgagaagaagaagcatcACGTCCGGGACGAGAAGAATCACCGACAAGCGAATCTGTCAACGGACTGGTTGCTGATCCAGGGATCTCGTTGGATGGAATTTCGAGTGAAGGCCGCATCGACACGGATTCTGGTTCCGCGCCTGGGAATATGGTCAAAATTTTATGGTAAGATATGGCTGCTTAAATACGCACTGTCGTCGGCAGTAACTGGATCCGGCTCTCCCTCTGGTTTGACTTCAAtatcgtcctcgtcctcaaAGTTGATCCCCATGGCCAGATCGAATACACCCCCGGCACCAATAATAGCACCACCAGCTGCTCGCTTCAAGCTGAGCTCCTGGACACGCTTGAGCCACTTGTCAACCTTGGAATCTCGCAATCTCTGTTCCTCTGCATCAATCTGGCCTTCGAGTCGTTGGAGGGCGGCTTCGGCATCTCCTGGGCCAGCTTCATCGTCACTCTCCTCGCCCAAAAAGTCAATTTGCCATGCTTGGATCGGACCACCGGTATGATCAGGTGTCGTTGGATCGCTGGCAGATAAAGCCGATTGGATAGACGGGACGGTTGAAGGAGCACCCAAAGAAGATACACTGTCCGTACGAGCGGCCGAAAACTCTGCAGCAGTAAATTCGAGATCGCGTCGATTAGGGAGACGTCGCGGCGGACGTCGGACAATTTCAGATTCGGAGCTCGAGTCGGATAAATCGGCGTCGTCGATCGAAATAGTTTCCGTTTCGGGAAGCCAAGAGTAGGATTCGCGCAGGGTGCTTGCGTACAGTTGCATTTGCGTCGCATCGGACTGGGGGATGGACGTCAGAAATTAAAAGGAAGCGGGATTAAATACGTAAACTTACTGCTCGTCTGCTATGTCGTAGGGAGGATCCTTCGCCTTCTTCGGTGGTCTCATCAATGGACTGTTCGCCTTCGTTCTGAGATGGAGGGAACTGCGAGAGCAACCGTGGAGTAGACGTCGAGGTCGGGGTATCTCGACCTTTTTCCTTGTCTTCCATTTCTAGCACTTTGGTCTCAGCTCCAGGCCGGACAGTCAAGTCGTTCGTATCCATATCTTCAGTctcgtcctcgtcttccttTTCCTCGACCTCCTCTGGTGTGACTGGTCCTCCAATCTGCTTCTTGCCCGTCAACCCACACATCCGCAAATACTCTTCCACCCCTCCACGAACAGCAACAACCTCAGTTCCATTAGAATTCTCTCCGAGCCCCGACATTCCCAATCCAAACTCGTCAAACGCACTTGGATCCACACATCCAACACCACCACTGCCCGTAGGCCCAACCAACATCGAGCGAGTCCCAAGCCCTCGCTTCCACCTTCCTATCCGTCCCATAGTGTTGACAAACGCGCGCGTGAGCGGACCATGGTGCATGGGCATGGATACCGGTACCAACTTGGAATGGGGAGGAGGGTCGGCGCGCGTAAAGGGAAGGGCCAGACTCGACTTGCGCGGTGGACTAGCAGGCGTCTGCTTCCCCTTGATCGGATCCAAAATAGGGGTCGAACCAAATCGACGTCCGAGTCGTTTGGTCCAGCAACCCCAGGCGCACTTATGGAGGGCTCGAACGCGGTTCGGAGAGCGTGAAGATTCAGGGGTGTGGGTTCGACAGGTGCACGCTCGATGGGTGACTGGGGAGACCTGGTCACCGGCTTGGACACGTGGGCCTCTCGACATTCGCGCACGATCTTTTTGAGCTTCTGGACAATAATCTAGCGCCACCACACGTGCTGAGCAATCGATGTGACACGAGTGATGAATAGCTACTTACGGCCGCATCGGGCTTAGCAGTGAGCATCGGGCTCTTGCGCAACGCGTTCAACCAGTTGGTGAATTCGCCCCGAAGCATTTGTTCGGCGAAAAGTCAACTTGGAAGAAAGTCGCAAGCCAGAACCGGAATACAATAAATGATCGAACACGAACGATCCTTCGCACTGTCTCATCTTGGGCGCTTGTAGTAGGTTCAAGTGCCCAGTGGAACCGGCAGATCAACAGATGGAACAAGTCGTTGGCGGATACGTAACCTCGGTACGTGAGGAAGAAGATCATGAGAGCGTCATAGTTGAGTTCGCTCGTCAGCTGGGCCACCCAGCGCTCAATGGTTGCGGCCATGATGGTCCGTTCATCAGACGAGTCCCTGTCAGAGGATACGGAGGTTGGAGCAGAAGGCTTGGGTTTGGTGATCTTTCGTCGGTTATGGGCAATTATGGTATCCGAGCTCGGTTTTAGGTCGCCAAAGATAACGAATCGAGGATCATTTTCCGGGACGGCCGAGGTAGTGGTTGATAACCGAGCAGTGGGTGTATCATGAGATTCGAGCAGCGCATCAAGTGAAGGGAGGCCGCGGTATGTTTGAAGTACTTGGAAAACTCCAGTAGGGTATTTAAGAACGGAGCATAAAGTGTCGTGGGGGGTATCAGCAGGGGGTACGGGCACGACTTGGCTGACTTGGTCCGTGGGTTGCACGCTATCGGTCGTAGAGTAGTCTCGCTCTGCCTGTCAACTGATCGCCGACCCTCTACTGATCTCCGGCTTTCGGGCCCGTACCAGCGAGAGGTTTGGTATATATTACCCCACGGCCAAAGGGAATGCACCCGGCTCAAGCTGAAGAAAGGGGCGTTCGCTGAGTGTGCGCGGCTCACGTGTGGCATCTATCCGATCACCGTCAAGCTAGGGCGACAGATCGGGAAGGAATGTGTACCTCTGGGAGCATCTGACCAGCCCATTGCGGAGCTAAAGATATCAGAGTCGCCAGTCCGGGTATAGATCTGCAGTCAGTATTTCCCAGTCGCACATATTGGGGGCCAGTAAATGGACGAGGAGCACAACCTGGTTCGGCCCCTAGTTGGACTTCCGAGAGCGAATCATCGGGGAGGGGAACTCGTTCAGCCTCCCACGTGCTTGTTGAAGGGCGTCCGGTGGATATGGATCCCGAGCGAGTGCGAGGAATAGGCTTGTATCCAGGCTTGTGTGTTGGCAATAAATATTCTGTTTTGTGTGTACGAGTAGCAGCCCGTTGGTGAAGGCCAGTGGTGGAAGTAGGGTTGATAGCAGTAAGCGGAGATAACATGCCCGAGGGGACATCGGCTGAAGGCGAGAGCGCTTGCAAGTCTAGAGTCTGGCCGTCTCGTACGTTGGGCCGGAAGCCAACGCGGTATACACGAGCGCCAGATGGTGATTGGGTAATCGTCAACGCGTAGGGAGACCGCACCCCGTCTCTGCCGACACCTAGCAACTGATCCAGTCGTTTCTTGAGTTCACGCGCCGCATGCGACGACGTAGTCTCGACAAACGAGCCATCAACTATCACAATATTAGTCGAATTTCTGGGAATTATGTATAGACTGACCAGCCATTGAGAGGTCCGCAGAGGCGATCTCGGCCTTGATCACGTCTTCCGAAGAGGGATGCATCGTAGAGTGGTCGTCTGTGTTCATTAATCACTCGTTATATTCCATTCGTTGCTATTTGCTATTAGCATCGCCATCCCACTTCAACCTACTCGAGCTCACCGCAATCCGAAAGCAGACAAAGACACCTTGTCGTGGTCAATCACTCCAAGTCAGCTGACTCCATCAAACATACAATTGGAAATATCTATTCATGCTACATGACATAATGGCTATTTAGCGCCCGGCCGTCTTTGCTTCTTTTCGCCTCTCCAACTCCTCTTTTGCTTGAGCCTTCAGCGCCTTGTCGTCATCCCTCCTTAATGATATATGCGGAATTAAAAACAATGTTGTAAAGAACGCAAACGCTGTCAACGACGCGCACACAATGAAAAGGGTCCGGAAACCGAGACGGTACCCGTcgatcacaattgccagtgTCTCCGCATCTAGAGTGTGCCGAGCAGAGATCGGGTCGTTCAAAATTGCCTTGCGAGCCTCGTCAGACAGCGAAGGCCCCAATACTTTGACAATATGATTGGACAAGACGTTGTTTCTGGATAAAATGAATCAACTTATTCATTCATTTGGGAACCCTGGTGAGACTTACATGATACTTCCTGAGATCGTCAACCCGACCACGCCACCAAGGTTGTGGAGGAAGCTTCACAACATTCAGAAGCCCGTCAAACCTCTATTCTTTAATTTAGACTCACCTCCTTGCAGTGGTCGTAACGGCCATATCCTTCCTTTCTACGGCCGCCTGAACAGCAACCAACGATGGCTGCAAGGTCTGCCCGATTCCTACTCCGGCGAATATCGAAAACCAACTTGTCGTCCTAGACTCGAACTCTCGTCCAATGTTGCAAACAGTccaagggcaatgaccacaTCGCCCACCCTGAAAGCAAGAGCTCCTAAAGCCAACAGCGATCAGCCCGAATACAGGGTAGACTGTCCAGGCGTAATTGACGTACCCTAAAGCGACCCTTCCATGACACCATTGCGCCGCCCAAAGTAGAGAACAAGGCTGACCAAATGACGCGTTAGAAGAGTTCTTTTCGTAAGTAATTGATAAACCTACTTTGGAATAGAACGACTGGTAAGAGTAATGACGCCGACCGGATGGCAGAGTACCCGTACGCAAGCTGATAGAACGTGGGCAGATAGAAGATCTGAACGTACATCCCGTAGCCGTTGACAAAGTGCGTCAGCGCTGCGCCGACGACGACTTTGTATCGGAAGATGTACACTGAAAAGGGAATCAGGGACTACACTGTAAATGCGAGAGATTGACTGACTCGGGATCAACGGCAGTTCAGCGAATTTCCATTCCCAAATGACGAATCCAATACTAATCACGACTCCTAGTACTAGAGGAACAAGGACAGGCGCTTATCCATGAGTATTCGGCACCTCCCCATGTTAAACCCAACTAACGCATTCACATTAGCGAGTAAGCTAATCGGACACAAGAGTCACGTACGATAATCGCTCCGGTCCCAATCAGGACCAAAAGGGACCCTATGAAATCGACTTTTTTCAATTTACTTGGTAACAAAGCTGTCAATACTTTTATCTCTTTCGCAAGCGAAACACGTACTCTATGGCAGTTCCATGGACCTTTTTTAGAGGCATGAAGAAGTAAACGCATACAGAGGCGAAAACTGCCAATGGCATGTTCATCCGGAATATCCAGCGCCTAGGTGTGGAAATGAGGCATATACGCAAGTCGAATAAAGCAAGACCCACCATGACACTTTTTGTGAATATGCAGCTCCAATTAGGGGACCAATGCCATTTGAGAGCGCAACGAAAGCTCCCTGCGAAATGGCATGGTCAATCACTGATAGGATGTGAGACGAATCATGAGCTCACCAAGATACCCTGGTACTTGCCCCTCTCGCGAACGGTAACGACATCACCCACAATCAATTGTCCCACCAAAATTAATCCTCCACCTCCAATACCGGTGATCGCGCGGAAAATGATAAGTTGTACAACTGTCTGCGCCAGTGAAGCCGCAAGAGACCCAAAGAAAAAGATAGTTATAAGCGTATAAAGAACATTTTTGCGCGAATATATATCCGAGATTCGCCCGTAAAGAGGGTACATGCGGTACTCGTTCTAGAAAGCAGTTAGACTGACGATTCCAATGGGGCAAGATAAGAAAGAAGACTTGCAAGAAGTATGCAGACGCGACCCAGCTTATCTTGCTTCCTGCCACAAGCTCGGAACTGATAATCGACAAGGCCGCAGCAACTGCCTTTTCGTCGATAAGTGCTACTATCTCTGTGGATGCACATGCTAGGAATATCTGCCCAAAAGAGGTCATTTGGCGAAAGAGCTATTTTAGCGCTCGGACTTACAGTGATGATTTTCCGTCTGGGCAAGTAAAATGTTTGATCTGTGAGCCCATTCTCGTGTTTTGTGACGACCGGTCCTGGAGCTTTCTCAGTGTCGAGATTGGACTCTTCGCTTGGGGCAACTGCTACAGCCCCTTTTTCAAGGTCTGTGATGACGGCAGTCGGAGAATCGTTGACCGTTTCGACAGAAACCGACGAGGGAGCAGACGACTCAACCTTCTGGACGTCCATTGTCGTATACGAGTGTCAAGCCCGAGTAGAGAAAGAAGGCCTGAAGGGAGAGAGGGGAGTGGAGAAAGAAACGATTTTGAGCTCAAGGGGGCCACTGAGTACACCCGTATTTCGGAAAAGTCGGGAAGGCGGCTCCCACTCACAAACGAGACTAAGGAAACGCCCCACATTGTGAGAGTTTATACCCACTATCACATGGCGAGTGAGCCGACCGATGCAATTGTGCGGGTCTAATCTCAGTAATGAACTCGCGGTGTTCGAGGGGCCTGGACAAATCGATATTGTGAACACTCCTCAGAGTCAAGTTGCCAAGACAGAGGAGAGCTCTAGGCCGCCCTATTCCGGCCTCTCAATTTGCGGTAGTATCTCTTCTCCATGTTCCTGGCAGGTGCGTGTGGAGTTGGGCAATCTGGAAATGTCCGGTCGAACTGAGATATACAGGTGGTTTATCGCACAATCCGCAAGACATGAGTTGGACAAATAGGGAATCTAGCCCCGATATGGATATTTCAAATGATTGTGGAAGATGATCAGACCTCCTGACACTCTTAACTTTTGCAAAAGTAACCACGATCAGGGAGGAAATACGGCCTAGCTCGATCACACAACACCCGAGCTCTTTGCCCCCGAGCTTCCCGCCAGTGGTGACAAATTGACCCTTGCGCGCATCGCCTGCTCGTGAGTTCGATATCCGACGTTACTAACTCCATGATCACTACGTGATCAACAGGGTCCGAAACTACTTGACGAATTAGGCTCCAGATCGACGCCAATTTACCTCCGCACGAGAAGGCGCATAAATAGCTCTTGGCCAATCATCAACCTTCGTGTTCCTCCCTATGGAAATATTCCTGCCTAGCACTATGGTTGAGTCCTATGAGCGTCATCTCGGGCCTTTAGGGTCTTTTGCTTAGTGATTGATATGACGCTCCCGGTAACTTACCCTACCACCCCAAGCCACCTCGGCCGATGAAATCATATGCCTCTCTTTGGATCTAGTACAAATCCATGCAAGAGTGACCATCAGCCATCCTTTCATGAGCTCCTAACCGCTCTGATATCAACTATATCGGGAGTCGCTAAGGAGCTCCCGCATCTGCGGGGGCTCGTGGACGCAAGTTCCTGTTGTTCCCATGTACAGCCTATCACCAGAATGAGTAACCCCAACAGGACCCCGGAGAGGGCGAATTGTTCTTGGCGGGAACGGAGAGTGAGCCGGGCTGCTACCGGACTCTACTTGGGAACTTGTGAGTGGGAAGCTACCTCTATTATACAAGCTCTTGTCCACCCGCGCCTCCACAGCTACTTATAAATGGTCCAAAATTCACCTTCAAGAGACCTCACTCATACGTACACACTCTCATCCCTCCTTCCCAGATTTTTTTGCGCTTTTCATCATGAACGTATTCTCTGGAAAGACCGCACTTCTTGACTTCTACAACCCCGATAAAAATCCACCTCTTCCGGTGAGTAGATTTAGCCCGCCTTTGTTATTTCGCTAAAGTCTCTTGGCTACTTATTTAGCTTGTCGAACTTCCTTCTCATCCGTTCGAAGGAGACAATGTGAGAatctatgccaagatgctcaCTCTGCTTCCAGCTGGAAACGTGAAGTCTCTGCCTGGTGGGTTCATATTTGCTTCAACGGTACCACCAAGTGTCGCTAATTGACACTTTCAGCGCTAAATATGCTCATGCGCGCTTCCGAAGCCGGAGAAATCAACGATTCTACCGAAGGATTGTCGAGTACTCGTCGGTAACACCGTCATCTCCCTCGGTATTGTTTCTAAGATCATGGGCGGCCCGCAAGTCGGAGCGTATATCTCCAACAAGACATCCCCTCAGAAAATGGAACTCTTGCGTTTCTTTGGGCTAGATCTGTGAGCATAGGCTGACCATAATTTGTGGAATAATTGAGCACTGACTGTATATTAGCACACTCTTTGGCGGCCCGGCCCAAGTTGAGCCCGCGGATGTCAATGGCGGTATTTATGCGGCGATTCAGGACGGCATGCGGCCCGGTTGGTATAATCCCGGTCAATACTCGAGCCCACAGGTATGTGCAATATAGATAGGACAAGTTTCGGAACAACGAACTGACCAATCTATCAGAACTCTGAGGCCCATGTACGATGGACGGGACCTCAGATTCATAGGCAACTACCAAAAATCAATATTTTTGCTGCTGCAGTGGGCACGTCAGGTGCGTCGCAAGTACTTCGGGTTAACGGATCCTGTACTAAACCTCGATTCTATTAGGAACAATGACTGGCACTGGAAGCTACCTCAAAACTGTCCGGCCCGATATGGTCAATTTGGGGTAGGTTGTCCAGCTGTCAAGACTCGAACTTCCTTCCTGATGGGATATTGTGATCTAGCGTCTTCACTGCCCCTGGCGATCGGGTCCCAGGCCCCCGGCCTATTGATCTCGTCCAGACTGTTGACCTTCCATGGCAAGAGGTCATCGACGCCGCCGAGCACGTGTCATCGAAGGACTCGTATCGAATCTCCCTTGAATTGTGCCGCCAGGGGCTACTTGTCGGCCCGAGTTCGGGCCTTTCCCTTCAAGGGTTATATCAATACCTTGAGAAGGCAAAGAAAAACGGCGAGCTTGACACTTGAGGGCTGACGACGGCAATGTATACTGTGAGCTGAAACCTTTTTTGGTTTCTAATACGTGGGTTAATTGAGCCGTTCTTCAGGTGCTTTTATCTGCTGTGACCAGCCCTATCAATACATCTCTGATTACTTTACCAAGCTCGACTCTTCTTACTTCCCACCCATTTATAACACAGAGCTCCTTGATAAAGACCTCTATCCCTACGGCGTTGATTGGATACTTTCACCCAGCGATGCATTCCGCCTGCTCTACCCGGCTCATGGATTGCAGACGCCCCCCACTTCGCCAACAGAGCTAGAAGAACTCAAAGATATCCAAGAACCGTTGATTCATGCACATGCAATGGTGATCGACTTGCGTTCGCAGAACGACTTTAAGCGCGCACATATACCTGGATCCAAGAACTTAGATATCCAGTGCTCTGGCAGTAAAAACCCATTCAAGAATCCGGGCATATTGGCCGAGTTGTGGGAGGTCCTCCGCCAGGCGTTGGTTCCGGGCACTAAGGATATGTCCAACAAGAGTGTTCTTTTGGTCTCATATAACGAAGAGATTGCATATGTGGGATGCAGTGTATTGCGCAAGGAGGGCGTCAAAGCGTTTGCGCTTGGTGGTGGATTTGAGAAGTGGAAAGAGGCAGGTTTAGACGCTGGTACTCCGACTACAAGGCATTAGGTGGAGGCTTTTGGACTATTCGTTTTGATATCCTTTTCCTACAGCTTTTGGTAAATATTCTGAATCTGAATCAATTGTAATTATACAACCGAATGTAAATGTAACTTTGCTTCAAATTTATGCGTACACTCTTGTTGCAGACGTCTCATCATCATTCGACATGTACAAAGCAGGCAGAAACCACACGCAGACCTGATGACTGGGGGTAGGTCCCTTGAGGATCTTTCGGAACGGAGCATGGCTTACTTGATGTTTAGGGGCACTTAGATCTTTATCGATATGGGCTCCTATATGCGCAGCAGCTATAACACATGGTTCACTCCAAGGCACAGAGCCGAGGTCTAGTTAGGCAACCAGTAAAATGTATGGGAGTCCTCGAGGGTCTACCATGATGCAATTGCGTTGAGCTGCTGGGGCGCCGAACAAGAAATTATGTCAACCTCAAGTGTGTAATTACGAAAGTTACTGTTTTGGCCCATCGGTAGTCTGATCAACCCTTCACCGGCAGCAGGACCACTTCAACTCATAAGTATTGGCAAGCCTGACGGTATTTCAAGTGCCCAATGAAGTTGAGGTTATATGTTACATTCTATAAATGAGGCTCTACTTTCCTGTCACAACAAATATCATACGCTTTTGTCGGGAGTCACGTTCCCAAAATGGAGTCCCTGAATACTCAAAGGTGTAGTCAAAAGCGTACTTACGACAGATTTCAACCCATAATCTTTGAACAAAGAAAGCACTATGATTCAGATAGGAGAGTGTAATCTCAATGAGTTTGGCGAGCATTGGTCACGTGACGCGCATAAATAACTCATCCGCGCTAAAGCCTCATCGCTGCGAAAGCCCGAATCTACGACCACAATCGTGACGAAGCTGCCTCTTACAATCTACCCGACTTGAAATAAAGAAACCCAATTTATACTGTAGAAAATCGCTCTGTTCTTGGAGTATCCTATCGTACTGGCAGCTTTTGTCGGCAGCTGAGGGAAAAGT from Rhizoctonia solani chromosome 16, complete sequence includes the following:
- a CDS encoding RasGEF domain-containing protein, with translation MLTAKPDAAIIVQKLKKIVRECREAHVSKPVTRSPQSPIERAPVEPTPLNLHALRTAFEPSISAPGVAGPNDSDVDLGKQTPASPPRKSSLALPFTRADPPPHSKLVPVSMPMHHGPLTRAFVNTMGRIGRWKRGLGTRSMLVGPTGSGGVGCVDPSAFDEFGLGMSGLGENSNGTEVVAVRGGVEEYLRMCGLTGKKQIGGPVTPEEVEEKEDEDETEDMDTNDLTVRPGAETKVLEMEDKEKGRDTPTSTSTPRLLSQFPPSQNEGEQSIDETTEEGEGSSLRHSRRASDATQMQLYASTLRESYSWLPETETISIDDADLSDSSSESEIVRRPPRRLPNRRDLEFTAAEFSAARTDSVSSLGAPSTVPSIQSALSASDPTTPDHTGGPIQAWQIDFLGEESDDEAGPGDAEAALQRLEGQIDAEEQRLRDSKVDKWLKRVQELSLKRAAGGAIIGAGGVFDLAMGINFEDEDDIEVKPEGEPDPVTADDSAEPESVSMRPSLEIPSNEIPGSATSPLTDSLVGDSSRPGRDASSSRPANDAAVKDSTSARVVSEAMSHPTFESAPRSLHDSTSHLIDVPSPRQRVTLSFKKGGRPRILRFFFNISRDLDITDWMQFRTDAAHHRIQQDMQKEGGKDALTSDVLAVRARFNLTANFVASEVVMAHPSQRVALVNKIIRIAWKLYRMNNFATLCAMITGITSIWVNAAMRRLWQGVGMWEMRLLKDLKWFTSSTDNFRFMRDAIMSLTHDSRVDAPSDRGSEQLVGCIPFLGIYLSELSEYAKLPDFIDPTRPEEPVQLDPITGEFGALSDPEVFNALPELPDYMSLRPLINVQKQRQIAGVVQALVKGQHMASACRFTAEQKVYSKCLRLKCVDAATMWSTLGTEGA
- a CDS encoding RasGEF domain-containing protein, which gives rise to MNTDDHSTMHPSSEDVIKAEIASADLSMAVDGSFVETTSSHAARELKKRLDQLLGVGRDGVRSPYALTITQSPSGARVYRVGFRPNVRDGQTLDLQALSPSADVPSGMLSPLTAINPTSTTGLHQRAATRTHKTEYLLPTHKPGYKPIPRTRSGSISTGRPSTSTWEAERVPLPDDSLSEVQLGAEPGCAPRPFTGPQYVRLGNTDCRSIPGLATLISLAPQWAGQMLPEAERDYSTTDSVQPTDQVSQVVPVPPADTPHDTLCSVLKYPTGVFQVLQTYRGLPSLDALLESHDTPTARLSTTTSAVPENDPRFVIFGDLKPSSDTIIAHNRRKITKPKPSAPTSVSSDRDSSDERTIMAATIERWVAQLTSELNYDALMIFFLTYRGYVSANDLFHLLICRFHWALEPTTSAQDETVRRIVRVRSFIVFRFWLATFFQVDFSPNKCFGANSPTG
- a CDS encoding major facilitator superfamily transporter, with the translated sequence MDVQKVESSAPSSVSVETVNDSPTAVITDLEKGAVAVAPSEESNLDTEKAPGPVVTKHENGLTDQTFYLPRRKIITIFLACASTEIVALIDEKAVAAALSIISSELVAGSKISWVASAYFLQNEYRMYPLYGRISDIYSRKNVLYTLITIFFFGSLAASLAQTVVQLIIFRAITGIGGGGLILVGQLIVGDVVTVRERGKYQGILGAFVALSNGIGPLIGAAYSQKVSWRWIFRMNMPLAVFASVCVYFFMPLKKVHGTAIDKLKKVDFIGSLLVLIGTGAIILGLTWGGVVISIGFVIWEWKFAELPLIPMYIFRYKVVVGAALTHFVNGYGMYVQIFYLPTFYQLAYGYSAIRSASLLLPVVLFQTLFSTLGGAMVSWKGRFRELLLSGTTSWFSIFAGVGIGQTLQPSLVAVQAAVERKDMAVTTTARSFLHNLGGVVGLTISGSIINNVLSNHIVKVLGPSLSDEARKAILNDPISARHTLDAETLAIVIDGYRLGFRTLFIVCASLTAFAFFTTLFLIPHISLRRDDDKALKAQAKEELERRKEAKTAGR
- a CDS encoding cysteine synthase, yielding MNVFSGKTALLDFYNPDKNPPLPLVELPSHPFEGDNVRIYAKMLTLLPAGNVKSLPALNMLMRASEAGEINDSTEGLSSTLGAYISNKTSPQKMELLRFFGLDLTLFGGPAQVEPADVNGGIYAAIQDGMRPGWYNPGQYSSPQNSEAHVRWTGPQIHRQLPKINIFAAAVGTSGTMTGTGSYLKTVRPDMVNLGVFTAPGDRVPGPRPIDLVQTVDLPWQEVIDAAEHVSSKDSYRISLELCRQGLLVGPSAFICCDQPYQYISDYFTKLDSSYFPPIYNTELLDKDLYPYGVDWILSPSDAFRLLYPAHGLQTPPTSPTELEELKDIQEPLIHAHAMVIDLRSQNDFKRAHIPGSKNLDIQCSGSKNPFKNPGILAELWEVLRQALVPGTKDMSNKSVLLVSYNEEIAYVGCSVLRKEGVKAFALGGGFEKWKEAGLDAGTPTTRH